The following are encoded in a window of Arthrobacter antioxidans genomic DNA:
- the pelF gene encoding GT4 family glycosyltransferase PelF has translation MKIALITEGTYPIVTGGVSTWCNQLIEGMPEHSFDVVALTGSGTERTVWKAPTNVRAVHLVPVWGPPESPLRPGPRRRGWVDSTQYALTELWDAALGPDGEDAVRRTSAALQHLVGISDGVGLASSLATRGSVAPILTAWAAHAPAEGEPPMSVADAVLAAAIVDRALAVVDHRLAPVDVLHASSNGPSSLLALAQSWRDGTPILLTEHGVYLRERYLALHDAKASKPVRRAVTAFLRRLCEVVHVHAHMVLPVNQFNARWERQLGADPARIHTIPNGVDPAVFQPVGTEPDVPTISFVGRIDPLKDLGTLIAAFAVVRESVPNAQLRLFGPTPAANAAYKARLVEQAAALGIADAVHWEGPSKGSRPAIAAGHVVALSSVSEGLPFTLIESMMCGRPTVNTDVGGVAECLDEEGTTGMLVPARDHLAFAEACIMLLTDASLRASIGAAARRRALAEFTLERCLTRYREAYSAAVDGLQLGSRALTADGTGRPSWTIDDARTGVAA, from the coding sequence ATGAAGATCGCACTCATCACTGAGGGAACCTATCCGATCGTCACCGGAGGAGTCAGCACCTGGTGCAACCAGCTCATCGAGGGCATGCCCGAACACAGCTTCGACGTCGTGGCGCTGACCGGCAGCGGAACCGAGAGGACCGTGTGGAAGGCGCCCACCAATGTACGGGCCGTCCACCTCGTACCGGTGTGGGGACCGCCGGAGTCCCCGCTCCGCCCCGGCCCCCGACGGCGCGGCTGGGTGGACTCCACCCAGTACGCCCTCACCGAGCTGTGGGACGCCGCGCTCGGCCCCGACGGTGAGGACGCCGTCCGGCGGACCTCGGCCGCACTGCAGCACCTCGTGGGCATCAGCGACGGCGTCGGGCTGGCATCCTCGCTCGCGACCCGCGGATCGGTCGCACCCATTCTCACCGCCTGGGCCGCGCATGCCCCCGCCGAGGGCGAGCCGCCGATGTCCGTCGCGGATGCCGTCCTCGCCGCCGCGATCGTGGACCGCGCCCTCGCCGTCGTCGACCACCGCCTGGCACCGGTGGATGTCCTTCACGCTTCCAGCAACGGCCCCTCGTCCCTGCTGGCGCTGGCCCAGTCCTGGCGTGACGGCACCCCGATCCTCCTGACCGAACACGGGGTCTACCTGCGCGAGCGGTACCTGGCACTCCACGATGCGAAGGCCTCCAAACCCGTGCGCCGCGCCGTGACGGCGTTCCTGCGGCGGCTCTGCGAGGTGGTCCACGTCCATGCGCACATGGTCCTCCCGGTCAACCAGTTCAACGCCCGATGGGAACGACAGCTCGGCGCAGACCCGGCACGCATCCACACCATCCCCAATGGCGTGGACCCGGCCGTGTTCCAGCCGGTCGGGACCGAGCCGGATGTGCCGACGATCAGCTTCGTGGGGCGGATCGACCCGCTGAAGGACCTGGGGACCCTCATCGCCGCCTTCGCGGTCGTGCGCGAGAGCGTACCGAACGCTCAGCTCCGCCTCTTCGGCCCGACCCCGGCCGCGAACGCCGCCTACAAGGCGCGCCTCGTGGAGCAGGCCGCGGCCCTCGGCATCGCGGACGCGGTGCACTGGGAGGGGCCGAGCAAGGGCAGCCGACCCGCCATCGCCGCGGGGCACGTGGTGGCCCTGTCCAGCGTGTCGGAAGGGCTGCCGTTCACCCTCATCGAGTCGATGATGTGCGGGCGCCCCACCGTCAATACCGATGTGGGCGGTGTCGCGGAATGCCTCGACGAGGAGGGCACCACGGGCATGCTGGTGCCGGCCCGCGACCATCTCGCCTTCGCCGAGGCCTGCATCATGCTGCTGACCGACGCCTCGCTGAGGGCGTCCATCGGCGCCGCGGCACGACGGCGGGCGCTCGCCGAGTTCACCCTGGAACGGTGCCTCACCCGCTACCGGGAGGCCTATTCCGCAGCCGTGGACGGGCTGCAGCTCGGGAGTCGGGCCCTCACGGCCGACGGCACCGGGCGTCCGTCCTGGACGATCGATGACGCCAGGACCGGGGTCGCAGCATGA
- a CDS encoding aminotransferase class V-fold PLP-dependent enzyme yields MPVVDTPVTLTPSDAGLTDAEVLRIRNDFPILGTEVGGKPLIYLDSGATSQNPVSVMEAEQEFYEQRNAAVHRGSHSLAVDATDAYEDARAAVARFIGARADELVWTSNATEGINLVAYAMSNAGLGRGGEASRRFALGPGDRIVVTEMEHHANLIPWQELAARTGAELRFVPIADDGTLRLEEAARVITPATKLVAFSHASNVLGTINPVADLVRLAQGVGALTLLDACQSVPHLPVDVKALDVDFLVFSGHKMLGPTGIGALYGRKELLDALPPFLTGGSMITTVTMERAEYLPSPNRFEAGTQRISQAIALGAAANYLAETGMQRIEAWEETLGARLVRGLGAIEGIRVLGPDAGRPRIGLASFDVDGVHAHDVGQFLDDKGIAVRVGHHCAQPLHRRLGLTATTRASTYLYTTTDEVDAFLDAVALVRPFFGAHR; encoded by the coding sequence GTGCCCGTGGTCGACACACCCGTCACGCTCACCCCGTCCGACGCCGGGCTGACCGACGCCGAGGTGCTCCGCATCCGCAACGACTTCCCGATCCTCGGCACCGAGGTCGGCGGCAAGCCGCTCATCTACCTCGACTCCGGCGCCACCTCCCAGAACCCGGTGAGCGTCATGGAGGCGGAGCAGGAATTCTACGAGCAGCGCAATGCCGCCGTGCACCGCGGGTCCCACTCGCTGGCCGTCGACGCCACCGACGCCTACGAGGACGCCCGCGCCGCCGTCGCCCGGTTCATCGGCGCACGCGCCGACGAACTGGTCTGGACCTCCAACGCCACCGAGGGCATCAACCTCGTGGCCTACGCGATGTCCAACGCGGGCCTCGGACGCGGGGGAGAGGCGTCACGCCGCTTCGCCCTCGGCCCCGGGGACCGGATCGTCGTCACGGAGATGGAGCACCACGCCAACCTGATCCCCTGGCAGGAACTCGCGGCCCGCACGGGGGCCGAGCTCCGCTTCGTCCCGATCGCCGACGACGGCACGCTGCGCCTCGAGGAGGCGGCCCGCGTCATCACGCCGGCCACGAAGCTCGTGGCCTTCTCCCACGCCTCGAACGTCCTCGGGACCATCAACCCGGTGGCCGACCTCGTGCGGCTCGCGCAGGGCGTCGGTGCGCTCACGCTGCTGGACGCCTGCCAGTCCGTGCCGCACCTGCCCGTGGACGTGAAGGCCCTGGACGTCGACTTCCTGGTGTTCTCCGGCCACAAGATGCTCGGGCCCACCGGCATCGGCGCGCTGTACGGGCGCAAGGAGCTGCTCGACGCCCTGCCGCCCTTCCTGACGGGCGGCTCGATGATCACCACCGTCACGATGGAGCGGGCCGAGTACCTGCCCTCCCCGAACCGCTTCGAGGCCGGCACCCAGCGCATCTCGCAGGCGATCGCCCTCGGCGCCGCCGCGAACTACCTCGCCGAGACCGGCATGCAGCGCATCGAGGCCTGGGAGGAGACACTCGGCGCGCGCCTCGTGCGGGGACTCGGCGCCATCGAGGGCATCCGCGTCCTCGGCCCGGACGCGGGCCGCCCCCGCATCGGGCTGGCCTCCTTCGACGTCGACGGGGTGCACGCCCACGACGTGGGGCAGTTCCTCGACGACAAGGGCATCGCGGTGCGCGTGGGCCACCACTGCGCGCAGCCGCTGCACCGCCGCCTCGGCCTCACAGCGACCACCCGCGCGAGCACCTACCTGTACACGACGACGGACGAGGTGGACGCCTTCCTGGACGCCGTCGCGCTGGTCCGTCCCTTCTTTGGAGCACACCGATGA
- the sufU gene encoding Fe-S cluster assembly sulfur transfer protein SufU: MSTGLEQLYQQIILDHAKARHGSPLREYDGAGRVGESHQLNPVCGDEITLRAGVADGAVASVSWDGAGCAISMASASVLTDLVQGLPRDEAIGLVDSFREVMRSRGRIEADEEVLGDAAAFSGVSRFPARVKCAMLAWVALEESLLAANA, from the coding sequence ATGAGCACGGGCCTCGAACAGCTGTACCAGCAGATCATCCTCGACCATGCCAAGGCGCGGCACGGCTCGCCGCTGCGGGAGTACGACGGCGCGGGCCGCGTGGGCGAGTCCCACCAGCTCAACCCGGTGTGCGGAGACGAGATCACCCTGCGCGCGGGCGTGGCCGACGGCGCCGTGGCCTCCGTGAGCTGGGACGGCGCAGGGTGCGCCATCTCCATGGCCTCGGCCTCCGTGCTCACCGACCTGGTGCAGGGACTGCCGCGGGACGAGGCGATAGGCCTGGTGGACAGCTTCCGCGAGGTCATGCGCTCGCGCGGCAGGATCGAGGCGGACGAGGAGGTGCTCGGTGACGCCGCCGCGTTCTCCGGCGTCTCGCGCTTCCCGGCCCGGGTGAAGTGCGCCATGCTCGCGTGGGTGGCCCTCGAGGAGTCCCTGCTCGCGGCCAACGCCTGA
- a CDS encoding sensor histidine kinase, protein MTDTGRPREREDHRGARRSRHRRRRIVLSELALTITFTLAVGLGLAQRGALDSTAVFLAGWALNLVVLALCCTLPWSRISSRWVILVPLADFVAIGLARAAAGDALSGVGLLAAFPVVWIAASRVRTAATVAITVVAALAIIWFPLVAQPGPVTVDTLIDPILLPIMLTGLAWFVSELTKADRRRQEALSASQAALRESVEAGRARERLLGTVLDTVSVGVLAVDAHGDDILMNARQREGHAAAAPPGNDDPNEAELLIFGEDRVTPIPPERRPVLRAIGGEDLDGEQVWVGTGRSQRALSISSRSMHDDDGGFAGTVVSFNDVTALLQALHAKDDFLSNVSHEFRTPLTSILGYLELSLERGESLPDGVAGFLQVARRNALRLERLVEDLLAINAGTFEVHPVPTDVGRILTEAASSSLLRATRAGIRLENRAPAGLPAVADPLRLAQAVDNLLSNAVKYNRRGGSITLDAALGGDGLTVRVEDTGIGIEAEELHQVFDRFFRSSSVRSSTVQGVGLGLLITKSIVSEHGGSITVTSEPGVGTCFSMLLPQPTR, encoded by the coding sequence ATGACGGACACCGGCCGGCCGCGGGAACGGGAGGACCACCGCGGGGCACGACGGTCCCGGCATCGGCGCCGCCGCATCGTCCTCAGCGAACTCGCCCTGACCATCACCTTCACCCTCGCGGTGGGACTGGGCCTCGCCCAGCGCGGGGCCCTCGACTCGACGGCGGTCTTCCTCGCCGGGTGGGCCCTGAACCTCGTGGTCCTGGCGCTGTGCTGCACCCTGCCGTGGTCCAGGATCTCCAGCCGCTGGGTCATCCTGGTGCCGCTCGCGGACTTCGTGGCCATCGGCCTTGCCCGGGCGGCCGCGGGCGACGCCCTCTCCGGCGTCGGCCTGCTGGCGGCGTTCCCCGTGGTCTGGATCGCCGCGTCCCGTGTGCGGACGGCCGCGACCGTCGCCATCACCGTCGTCGCCGCCCTGGCGATCATCTGGTTCCCGCTCGTCGCCCAGCCCGGGCCCGTGACCGTCGACACCCTGATCGACCCGATCCTGCTCCCGATCATGCTCACCGGCCTGGCCTGGTTCGTCAGCGAACTGACGAAGGCCGACCGGCGGAGGCAGGAAGCCCTCAGCGCGTCACAGGCAGCCCTGCGGGAGAGCGTGGAGGCCGGCCGGGCGCGCGAGCGGCTGCTCGGGACCGTCCTGGACACCGTGAGCGTGGGGGTGCTCGCGGTCGACGCCCACGGCGACGACATCCTCATGAACGCCCGGCAGCGCGAGGGCCACGCCGCCGCGGCGCCACCGGGCAACGACGATCCCAACGAGGCCGAGCTGCTGATCTTCGGCGAGGACAGGGTCACGCCCATCCCGCCGGAGCGGCGCCCCGTGCTCCGCGCGATCGGCGGCGAGGACCTCGACGGCGAACAGGTGTGGGTGGGGACCGGACGGTCCCAGCGTGCCCTCAGCATCTCCTCGCGGTCCATGCACGACGACGACGGCGGGTTCGCCGGGACCGTCGTGTCCTTCAACGACGTCACCGCACTGCTGCAGGCCCTGCACGCCAAGGACGATTTCCTCTCCAACGTCTCCCACGAGTTCCGGACCCCCCTGACGTCGATCCTGGGCTACCTCGAGCTCAGCCTCGAGCGGGGCGAGAGCCTGCCGGACGGCGTGGCCGGCTTCCTCCAGGTGGCGCGGCGCAACGCCCTGCGCCTGGAACGGCTGGTCGAGGACCTGCTGGCGATCAACGCGGGCACGTTCGAGGTGCATCCCGTGCCCACCGACGTGGGCCGGATCCTGACGGAGGCGGCGTCCTCGAGCCTGCTCCGGGCCACGCGCGCGGGGATCCGCCTCGAGAACCGCGCACCGGCGGGCCTGCCTGCCGTGGCCGACCCGCTGCGGCTCGCGCAGGCCGTGGACAACCTGCTCAGCAATGCGGTCAAGTACAACCGGCGCGGCGGCAGCATCACGCTCGACGCCGCCCTCGGCGGGGACGGCCTGACCGTCCGGGTGGAGGACACCGGGATCGGCATCGAGGCCGAGGAACTGCACCAGGTCTTCGACCGGTTCTTCAGGTCCTCGTCGGTCCGCTCCTCGACCGTGCAGGGGGTGGGGCTGGGCCTGCTGATCACCAAGAGCATCGTCAGCGAGCACGGCGGGTCCATCACCGTGACGAGCGAGCCGGGCGTGGGGACCTGCTTCAGCATGCTCCTCCCCCAGCCGACGCGCTGA
- the nhaA gene encoding Na+/H+ antiporter NhaA — protein MAHDESRKPAGSHPVILQRSSYPEYLRISEILRKETVGGILLLIAATLAIIWANSPFSDSYFAIRDFEFGYEPWHLKLSVGQWASDGLLAVFFFLTGLELKREFVAGDLRRISRAIVPVAAAFGGVVVPALIYAAVNLSSPDTLRGWAIPTATDIAFALAVLAVISSHLPGALRIFLLTLAVVDDLIAIAIIAFFYSEDVSFVYLLWMLLPLGLFALLAQRLPKFFGTTTRGPWLILLPLGIATWALMHASGVHATVAGVLLGFCVPVLHKTDGKATLPTSDRPGLAEVLEHRFRPLSTGFAVPVFAFFSAGVAIGGVAGFASAVTDPVFIGIVLGLVLGKPIGVLLTTFVVTKMTRANLDPGLSWWDLLGVGILAGVGFTVSLLVNDLSFGAGSEHDDHAKVAILAASVLAALLASVVLRARNKHYRRIDAEEKVDSDADGIPDVFEDRGN, from the coding sequence ATGGCCCACGACGAGTCCCGGAAGCCGGCCGGCTCCCACCCGGTGATCCTGCAGCGCTCCAGCTACCCCGAGTACCTGCGCATCTCGGAGATCCTCCGCAAGGAGACCGTGGGCGGCATCCTGCTGCTGATCGCCGCGACCCTGGCGATCATCTGGGCCAACTCCCCGTTCTCCGACTCCTACTTCGCCATCCGCGACTTCGAGTTCGGCTACGAGCCGTGGCACCTGAAGCTCTCCGTCGGCCAGTGGGCGTCGGACGGCCTCCTGGCGGTGTTCTTCTTCCTCACGGGACTCGAGCTCAAGCGCGAGTTCGTGGCCGGCGACCTCCGGCGGATCAGCCGGGCGATCGTCCCCGTGGCCGCGGCCTTCGGCGGCGTCGTCGTGCCCGCGCTCATCTACGCGGCCGTCAACCTGTCCTCCCCGGACACCCTGCGCGGCTGGGCCATCCCCACCGCGACGGACATCGCCTTCGCTCTGGCCGTCCTCGCGGTGATCAGCTCACACCTGCCCGGGGCCCTGCGCATCTTCCTGCTGACCCTCGCGGTGGTCGACGACCTCATCGCGATCGCGATCATCGCGTTCTTCTACTCGGAGGACGTCAGCTTCGTCTACCTGCTGTGGATGCTCCTGCCGCTCGGGCTGTTCGCGCTGCTCGCCCAGCGCCTGCCCAAGTTCTTCGGCACCACCACGCGCGGCCCGTGGCTGATCCTCCTGCCCCTCGGCATCGCCACCTGGGCCCTCATGCATGCCTCCGGCGTCCATGCGACGGTCGCGGGCGTGCTGCTCGGCTTCTGCGTCCCCGTGCTGCACAAGACCGACGGGAAGGCCACGCTGCCGACCTCGGACAGGCCCGGCCTGGCCGAGGTCCTGGAACACCGCTTCCGTCCGCTCTCCACCGGTTTCGCCGTCCCGGTCTTCGCCTTCTTCTCGGCGGGCGTGGCGATCGGCGGCGTCGCCGGGTTCGCGTCGGCGGTCACCGATCCGGTGTTCATCGGGATCGTGCTCGGCCTCGTCCTCGGCAAGCCCATCGGCGTCCTGCTGACCACGTTCGTCGTCACGAAGATGACGCGCGCCAACCTCGATCCCGGGCTGAGCTGGTGGGACCTGCTGGGCGTCGGCATCCTCGCCGGCGTGGGCTTCACCGTCTCGCTGCTGGTGAACGATCTCAGCTTCGGCGCGGGCAGCGAACACGACGACCACGCGAAGGTGGCCATCCTCGCCGCCTCCGTGCTGGCGGCGCTCCTCGCGAGCGTGGTGCTGCGCGCCCGCAACAAGCACTACCGGCGGATCGACGCGGAGGAGAAGGTGGACTCCGACGCCGACGGCATCCCGGACGTGTTCGAGGACCGCGGCAACTAG
- a CDS encoding SCO4848 family membrane protein, whose product MELPTPLSLILILAGVWTLVVWPPFLRRVLKDPRARDEKGAATRFLTVHLMLISTSMILGAATAVIGVRALVA is encoded by the coding sequence ATGGAACTCCCCACGCCCCTCTCCCTCATCCTGATCCTCGCCGGCGTCTGGACGCTCGTCGTCTGGCCGCCGTTCCTGCGCAGGGTCCTCAAGGACCCGCGCGCCCGTGACGAGAAGGGTGCCGCCACCCGGTTCCTCACCGTGCACCTGATGCTCATCTCCACGTCGATGATCCTCGGCGCCGCGACCGCCGTCATCGGCGTCCGCGCCCTCGTCGCCTAG
- a CDS encoding DUF2505 domain-containing protein, whose amino-acid sequence MALNASTTLPYDTRTVLGVFTDEGFVRHMSEYVGGTLESLTVDGDTSGPFTLTAVRTMPTDRLPDMARKFVGETLSVTQTEQWGAPSADGSREAKLEMTVAGVPLNVAAVQRLITQGTDTVVDLQGNVTSSIPFLGGKIAGAAEPMIGKALNVQAVEARKWLESR is encoded by the coding sequence ATGGCATTGAACGCGTCCACCACGCTCCCCTACGACACCCGGACGGTGCTCGGCGTCTTCACGGACGAGGGCTTCGTCCGCCACATGAGCGAGTACGTGGGCGGCACCCTCGAGTCCCTCACGGTCGACGGCGACACCTCCGGTCCCTTCACCCTGACGGCCGTCCGCACCATGCCCACCGACCGGCTGCCCGACATGGCGCGGAAGTTCGTCGGGGAGACCCTCTCCGTCACGCAGACGGAGCAGTGGGGCGCGCCGTCCGCGGACGGCTCCCGCGAGGCGAAGCTCGAGATGACGGTCGCGGGCGTCCCGCTGAACGTCGCCGCCGTCCAGCGCCTGATCACCCAGGGCACCGACACCGTCGTCGACCTGCAGGGCAACGTCACCTCGTCCATCCCGTTCCTCGGGGGCAAGATCGCCGGCGCCGCCGAGCCGATGATCGGCAAGGCGCTGAACGTCCAGGCCGTCGAGGCCCGGAAGTGGCTCGAGAGCCGCTGA
- the mfd gene encoding transcription-repair coupling factor has protein sequence MSLNGLRAALAEDASYVRVRTNASRPVEERSADLQIGAPAGMRAPLIAEMVDGLDAVPASDDAGSAVPVVLAITATGREAEDLAAALRSYLPESAIEEFPSWETLPHERLSPRSDTVGRRLSVLRRLAHPEGSPVRVITVPIRAVVQPLVAGLGDLEPVSLKVGDEVAFSDVVRALSDAAYARVDMVTHRGEFAVRGGIIDVFPPTEDHPVRVDFFGDEVDQMRWFAVADQRSLTTGEPPTALYAPPCREILITPSVMSRAAKLQSELPAAASMLEKIAGGIAVEGMESLAPVLVDAMVPFMGELPAGSIAVVLEPEKVRTRAHDLAATNEEFLAAAWSTASDGGAAPLDLGGALGTDLQEASFRSLADTRATALAHAVAWWGITSFGADEELTDVDSFTLHAREPRGYQGDVAEMMDFIGGRVRDQWRVVVATEGPGPAERLAELFHDNDIPTSRVDSLDAAPQPGIIGITTACAGRGFVVDGLKLGLLTEADLLGRTSASGTRDMRKMPSRRRNAVDPLQLKEGDFVVHEQHGVAKFVELLQRSTGAGPTRTTREYLVLEYAPSKRGAPGDRLFVPTDQLDQVTRYVGGDAPALSKMGGSDWSKTKNQARKAVKEIAGELIRLYSARMASKGYAFGPDTPWQRELEEAFPYVETPDQLTTINEVKADMEREVPMDRLVSGDVGYGKTEIAVRAAFKAVQDGKQVAVLVPTTLLVQQHFETFSERFSGFPVRVRALSRFQTAKESRETAAGLTSGAVDVVIGTHRLLSKEIAFKDLGLVIVDEEQRFGVEHKEALKKMRTNVDVLAMSATPIPRTLEMSLTGIRETSTLATPPEERHPVLTYVGPYTHKQASAAIRRELMREGQVFFVHNRVSSIDRTAAQLRELVPEARIAVAHGQMTESRLEQIIVDFWEKRFDVLVCTTIIETGLDISNANTLIVDRADSYGLSQLHQLRGRVGRGRERAYAYFLYPSEKPLGEVALERLKAVASHNELGAGMQLAMKDLEIRGAGNMLGGEQSGHIQGVGFDLYIRLVGEAVANFRGEAEEKAAEMKIELPINAHLPHDYVPGERLRLEAYRKLASAITDEAIDAVVAELKDRYGEPPAAVENLISVARFRVSARALGLTDVALQGNFIKFAPAELPESKQMRLLRMYPGAAVKPALNAVLVPKPKTARIGGRDLVDAEILDWARNVLDSVFTP, from the coding sequence ATGAGCCTGAACGGATTGCGCGCAGCTCTTGCCGAGGATGCGTCCTACGTGCGCGTGCGGACCAACGCATCACGCCCGGTCGAGGAGCGCAGCGCCGACCTGCAGATCGGCGCACCCGCCGGGATGCGCGCGCCCCTGATCGCCGAGATGGTCGACGGCCTCGACGCCGTCCCGGCCTCGGACGACGCGGGCAGCGCCGTACCGGTGGTCCTGGCGATCACCGCGACGGGGCGCGAGGCGGAGGATCTGGCGGCCGCGCTGCGCAGCTACCTGCCGGAGAGCGCCATCGAGGAGTTCCCCAGCTGGGAGACCCTGCCCCACGAGCGGCTGTCCCCGCGCTCCGACACCGTGGGCCGGCGCCTGTCCGTGCTGCGCCGGCTGGCCCACCCGGAGGGGAGCCCCGTCCGGGTCATCACGGTGCCCATCCGCGCCGTCGTGCAGCCGCTCGTCGCGGGTCTCGGCGACCTCGAACCGGTGTCCCTGAAGGTCGGCGACGAGGTCGCCTTCTCCGACGTCGTCCGTGCCCTCTCCGACGCCGCGTACGCGCGCGTGGACATGGTCACGCACCGCGGGGAGTTCGCCGTCCGCGGCGGCATCATCGACGTCTTCCCGCCCACCGAGGACCACCCGGTCCGCGTGGACTTCTTCGGCGACGAGGTGGACCAGATGCGCTGGTTCGCCGTCGCCGACCAGCGCTCCCTCACCACGGGTGAGCCGCCGACCGCCCTGTACGCGCCGCCGTGCCGGGAGATCCTCATCACCCCGTCCGTGATGTCCCGGGCCGCGAAGCTGCAGTCCGAGCTGCCGGCCGCCGCGTCCATGCTGGAGAAGATCGCCGGCGGGATCGCCGTCGAGGGCATGGAATCGCTCGCCCCCGTGCTCGTGGACGCGATGGTGCCGTTCATGGGCGAGCTGCCGGCCGGCTCGATCGCCGTCGTCCTCGAACCGGAGAAGGTCCGCACCCGCGCGCACGATCTCGCGGCCACGAACGAGGAGTTCCTCGCGGCCGCCTGGTCCACGGCGTCCGACGGCGGCGCCGCACCGCTGGACCTCGGCGGCGCCCTGGGCACCGACCTGCAGGAGGCGAGCTTCCGGTCCCTCGCCGACACGCGGGCCACGGCGCTCGCCCACGCGGTCGCCTGGTGGGGCATCACGTCCTTCGGGGCGGACGAGGAGCTGACCGACGTCGACAGCTTCACCCTGCACGCCCGCGAGCCGCGTGGCTACCAGGGCGATGTCGCCGAGATGATGGACTTCATCGGCGGGCGGGTCCGCGACCAGTGGCGCGTCGTCGTCGCCACGGAGGGCCCCGGCCCGGCGGAGCGCCTCGCGGAGCTCTTCCACGACAACGACATCCCGACGAGCCGCGTCGACTCCCTCGACGCCGCACCGCAGCCGGGCATCATCGGGATCACCACGGCATGCGCCGGCCGCGGCTTCGTGGTGGACGGGCTCAAGCTGGGACTGCTCACCGAGGCCGATCTCCTCGGCCGTACGAGCGCCTCGGGGACGCGCGACATGCGGAAGATGCCCTCGCGGCGCCGCAACGCCGTCGACCCCCTGCAGCTCAAGGAAGGCGACTTCGTGGTGCACGAGCAGCACGGCGTCGCGAAGTTCGTCGAACTGCTGCAGCGCTCCACCGGGGCCGGGCCCACCCGGACCACGCGCGAGTACCTCGTGCTCGAGTACGCGCCGTCCAAGCGCGGTGCCCCCGGGGACCGCCTGTTCGTGCCCACGGACCAGCTGGACCAGGTGACGCGCTACGTGGGCGGGGACGCCCCGGCGCTGAGCAAGATGGGCGGCTCCGACTGGAGCAAGACCAAGAACCAGGCCCGCAAGGCCGTCAAGGAGATCGCCGGCGAGCTCATCCGCCTCTACTCCGCCCGCATGGCGTCCAAGGGCTACGCCTTCGGACCGGACACGCCGTGGCAGCGCGAACTCGAGGAGGCGTTCCCCTACGTCGAGACGCCCGACCAGCTGACCACCATCAACGAGGTCAAGGCGGACATGGAGCGCGAGGTCCCCATGGACCGGCTGGTCTCCGGCGACGTGGGCTACGGCAAGACGGAGATCGCCGTCCGCGCAGCGTTCAAGGCCGTGCAGGACGGCAAGCAGGTGGCCGTGCTCGTGCCCACCACGCTCCTGGTCCAGCAGCACTTCGAGACGTTCTCGGAGCGTTTCTCCGGCTTCCCCGTCCGTGTCCGCGCGCTGTCCCGGTTCCAGACGGCCAAGGAGTCGCGCGAGACCGCGGCGGGCCTCACCTCGGGCGCGGTCGACGTCGTCATCGGCACGCACCGCCTGCTGTCGAAGGAGATCGCGTTCAAGGACCTCGGGCTCGTGATCGTGGACGAGGAGCAGCGCTTCGGCGTGGAACACAAGGAGGCGCTGAAGAAGATGCGCACCAACGTGGACGTCTTGGCGATGAGCGCCACCCCCATCCCGCGGACGCTCGAGATGTCCCTGACCGGCATCCGCGAGACCTCCACGCTCGCCACGCCCCCGGAGGAACGCCACCCGGTCCTCACCTACGTGGGCCCCTACACCCACAAGCAGGCCTCCGCCGCGATCCGGCGCGAACTGATGCGCGAGGGCCAGGTGTTCTTCGTGCACAACCGTGTGTCCTCGATCGACCGCACGGCCGCGCAGCTCAGGGAGCTCGTGCCCGAGGCGCGCATCGCCGTCGCGCACGGCCAGATGACGGAGTCCCGCCTCGAGCAGATCATCGTGGACTTCTGGGAGAAGCGGTTCGACGTCCTCGTCTGCACCACGATCATCGAGACGGGCCTGGACATCTCCAACGCCAACACGCTGATCGTGGACCGCGCCGACTCCTACGGGCTGTCCCAGCTGCACCAGCTCCGCGGACGCGTGGGCCGTGGGCGGGAGCGGGCCTACGCGTACTTCCTGTACCCGTCGGAGAAGCCGCTCGGCGAGGTGGCCCTCGAGCGCCTCAAGGCCGTGGCGTCCCACAACGAACTGGGCGCCGGCATGCAGCTGGCCATGAAGGACCTCGAGATCCGCGGCGCCGGCAACATGCTGGGCGGCGAGCAGTCCGGGCACATCCAGGGCGTGGGGTTCGACCTCTACATCCGGCTGGTCGGCGAGGCCGTCGCGAACTTCCGCGGCGAGGCCGAGGAGAAGGCGGCGGAGATGAAGATCGAGCTGCCGATCAACGCGCACCTGCCGCACGACTACGTGCCGGGGGAGCGGCTGCGCCTCGAGGCCTACCGCAAGCTGGCCTCCGCCATCACGGACGAGGCGATCGACGCCGTCGTCGCCGAACTCAAGGACCGCTACGGGGAGCCGCCCGCGGCCGTGGAGAACCTCATCTCCGTGGCACGCTTCCGGGTGTCCGCCCGGGCCCTCGGGCTCACGGACGTGGCGCTGCAGGGCAACTTCATCAAGTTCGCCCCGGCCGAGCTGCCGGAGTCCAAGCAGATGCGCCTGCTGCGGATGTACCCGGGCGCCGCCGTGAAGCCCGCGCTCAACGCGGTGCTGGTCCCGAAGCCGAAGACCGCGAGGATCGGCGGCCGGGACCTCGTGGACGCCGAGATCCTGGACTGGGCGAGGAACGTGCTCGACTCCGTGTTCACCCCGTAG